From Rhododendron vialii isolate Sample 1 chromosome 10a, ASM3025357v1, the proteins below share one genomic window:
- the LOC131302278 gene encoding beta-amyrin 28-monooxygenase-like, with protein MEILYASLLGFFLFLVIYFLYNHKSGGNANLPPGKTGFPVIGETLEFLSTGWKGHPEKFIFDRIAKYSSNVFKTSLIGSPVVVFCGVNGNRFLFSNENKLVRVWYPRSLDKVFLTTTQTSTDEEGFKVRKFLPNLLKPVVLQGYIGLMDTNAHSYFVNYWEKKDILVVLPLAKHYTFSLACRVLMSIDDPNLVALLEKPFAILFKGVVSIPIDLPGTPLNRSIKASSFVKKELLVIIKKRKIDLAEGRASPTQDILSHIISTSDDNGNFIHEEDIAGKMLGLLVASHDNITSVCTCIVKYLAELPEVYQGVYQEQLEIVKSKAPGELLKWEDIQKMKYSWNVACEVMRLAPPNQGAFREALKDFTYNGFSIPKGWKMYFNAYSTHINHDLFPEPQKFDPSRFEGLGPAPYTYVPFGGGPRMCPGKDFARLEILVFMHHLVKRFRWEKLIHDEKIVYNPFASPEKGLPIRLFPHKA; from the exons ATGGAAATCCTTTATGCCTCTCtccttggtttctttctttttcttgtcatCTACTTCTTGTACAACCACAAGTCGGGTGGAAATGCAAACCTTCCACCTGGAAAAACAGGATTTCCAGTGATTGGAGAAACCCTTGAATTCCTCTCCACCGGTTGGAAAGGTCACCCCGAGAAATTTATATTTGACCGCATAGCCAAGTACTCCTCCAACGTTTTCAAAACAAGTCTTATTGGCTCACCCGTAGTTGTTTTCTGTGGAGTAAACGGAAACCGATTCTTATTCTCCAACGAGAACAAGCTTGTCCGGGTATGGTATCCTCGTTCTCTCGACAAAGTCTTCCTAACCACTACACAAACCTCTACCGATGAAGAAGGCTTCAAGGTCAGAAAATTCCTCCCAAATTTGCTCAAACCAGTGGTGTTGCAAGGCTACATTGGTTTAATGGATACCAACGCCCACTCCTACTTTGTTAACTATTGGGAAAAAAAGGACATACTTGTTGTTTTACCACTTGCCAAGCACTACACTTTTTCACTTGCTTGTCGCGTGTTGATGAGCATCGATGATCCAAACCTTGTTGCCCTACTCGAAAAACCTTTTGCCATTTTGTTTAAGGGGGTAGTGTCTATCCCCATAGACTTACCCGGAACCCCATTGAATCGTTCAATCAAGGCTTCTAGTTTTGTTAAGAAGGAACTTTTGGTGATTATCAAGAAGAGGAAGATAGATTTGGCTGAGGGAAGGGCATCGCCGACTCAGGATATCTTGTCGCACATAATTTCAACAAGCGATGACAATGGCAACTTCATACATGAGGAGGATATTGCCGGCAAGATGCTCGGACTATTAGTTGCTAGCCATGACAACATCACCTCTGTTTGTACTTGCATTGTCAAGTACCTTGCTGAGCTACCTGAGGTCTACCAAGGAGTTTATCAAG AGCAACTGGAGATTGTGAAATCAAAAGCTCCTGGCGAATTGTTGAAATGGGAGGACATTCAAAAGATGAAATATTCATGGAACGTAGCTTGTGAAGTGATGAGACTTGCACCCCCTAACCAAGGTGCTTTCAGAGAAGCATTAAAGGATTTTACGTATAACGGTTTCTCCATTCCAAAGGGGTGGAAG ATGTATTTTAATGCATACTCGACCCATATAAATCACGATTTGTTTCCCGAGCCACAAAAGTTTGATCCATCGCGATTCGAGGGTCTCGGACCAGCACCTTACACGTATGTACCTTTTGGTGGAGGACCTAGAATGTGCCCTGGAAAGGATTTCGCCCGGTTGGAAATACTCGTGTTCATGCACCACCTAGTCAAGAGGTTCAGGTGGGAAAAATTGATTCACGATGAAAAGATTGTTTATAATCCTTTTGCTAGTCCTGAGAAAGGGCTTCCAATTCGTCTCTTTCCCCACAAAGCCTAG